The following coding sequences are from one Numida meleagris isolate 19003 breed g44 Domestic line chromosome 22, NumMel1.0, whole genome shotgun sequence window:
- the LOC110387291 gene encoding uncharacterized protein LOC110387291, giving the protein MVAEGRGGELLIPGAASSPRGLGRHLVIPSKGLKAQQQARGAAAPQPRPAPCRAQAALPAPPARAGLRCQHVAVPPRARRIPMRKQHRPGVPWWRQLLRTGCWQLLSLSRTALQGLQWLWRLLWYLLICSTSCWDIAFQFAEELLSVDHGTEGSEEEEDGTAAAALEPGQTVLELQQLRDANEAALGRLEALEADVRFLCTELGAEKLLWSSRFLELLREQQGLRQRHGQRSLGNQPASSLSVAMHRECPGTRIVVTESSHRHLSQAGGAVATEGLQNPSTAPFTSFLDEYIPSISIFSHMLQLQQVPSGGTHPGGTARDGTWGFAPVGGREWSSQGQPTPTKAVGLGVGCPQPLFC; this is encoded by the exons ATGGTGGCTGAAGGTAGAGGAGGAGAACTGCTAATCCCCGGCGCGGCCTCGTCACCAAGAGGATTAGGCAGGCATTTAGTGATCCCGAGCAAGGGGCtgaaggcacagcagcaggcacgaggagcagcagctccacagccacgtcctgctccctgcagggcacAGGCAGCTCTCCCTGCACCTCCTGCCCGGGCTGGGCTGCGCTGCCAG CACGTCGCTGTTCCACCCCGTGCCCGCAGGATCCCCATGAGGAAGCAGCACAGACCAGGGGTGCCGTGGTGGAGGCAGCTCCTGCGCACTGGGTGCTGGCAGCTCCTGTCCCTCTCCAGGACGGctctgcaggggctgcagtggcTCTGGAGGCTGCTGTGG TACCTTCTGATCTGCTCCACGAGCTGCTGGGACATCGCCTTCCAGTTTGCTGAGGAG CTGCTGAGCGTGGACCATGGCACTGAGGgcagtgaggaagaggaggacgGGACAGCTGCTGCCGCACTGGAGCCCGGGCAGACAG tgctggagctgcagcagctgcgtGATGCCAATGAGGCCGCGCTGGGGAGGTTGGAGGCGCTGGAGGCCGACGTCCGCTTCCTCTGCACTGAGCTGGGGGCTGAGAAACTGCTGTGGAGCAGTCGgttcctggagctgctgcgGGAGCAGCAAGGGCTGCGGCAGCGG CATGGGCAGCGCTCCCTGGGGAACCAGCCAGCATCCTCCTTATCTGTTGCAATGCATCGGGAGTGTCCCGGAACAAGGATTGTGGTCACTGAAAGTTCCCACCGTCACCTTTCACAAGCTGGAGGAGCTGTAGCAACAGAGGGATTGCAAAACCCAAGCACTGCCCCATTTACTTCCTTCTTGGACGAATACATCCCCTCCATCAGCATCTTCTCGCACATGTTGCAACTCCAACAGGTCCCCAGTGGAGGGACTCATCCTGGGGGAACAGCTCGGGATGGGACATGGGGGTTTGCTCCAGTGGGAGGCCGAGAATGGAGCAGCCAAggccaacccacccccaccaaagcagtggggctgggggttggatgccctcagcctctcttctgctga
- the ZC3H12A gene encoding endoribonuclease ZC3H12A — MSTGSVSFLLGCPGWREAFPVLGQQFSRLEERMSSRDPCESGYLSLGRALSREEGVGPAVLGMEPVGSPVQEPPDSLEMQLKVDFFRKLGYSSEEIYVVLQKLGLNADTNTVLGELVKHGPAERDPTEAPQETKEAPLVPRGGAANKTPAPVPPLEEKESDNLKPIVIDGSNVAMSHGNKEVFSCRGILLAVQWFWDRGHKDITVFVPSWRKEQPRPDVLITDQYILRDLEKKKILVFTPSRRVGGKRVVCYDDRFIVKLAHESDGIVVSNDTYRDLQNERPEWKKFIEERLLMYSFVNDKFMPPDDPLGRHGPSLDNFLRKKPVVPEHKKQQCPYGKKCTYGIKCKFYHPERINQPQRSLADELRANARLSPTRSTSAVKEEKKGKRGSQAELLCSVPTESDKSSLQKISAERKSLTHKTKPSDVPLQIKGCVSGSVPANSGSHRSSERYQHPHMDSLSYISQEHLDSGIGSLENQMSDMWPYRSTSHCDHSHAEQVTVCTCGRQRPVYPHSPSLEQNGLVSYKHGSHKSSASGASFLQYNPEIPHSGPPHSFSGYGVPVHPANAGQYSLPSEYNAPSLPSLHSREYWSEPYQMPPPQARSTSVRDPHSVQRAPAYGDSCQWTVSDQFAEERANVHVKLCGIFHPHLVDAVMSRFPQLLDPQKLAAEILTYKSQNPGI; from the exons ATGAGCACGGGCAGCGTGTCCTTCCTGCTGGGCTGCCCCGGCTGGCGTGAGGCGTTCCCGGTGCTCGGACAGCAGTTCAGTCGGCTGGAGGAGAGGATGAGCTCCAGAGACCCATGTGAAAGCGGTTACCTCAGTCTGGGCCGGGCCCTGAGCCGTGAGGAGGGTGTTGGGCCTGCCGTGCTGGGCATGGAGCCGGTGGGGAGCCCTGTGCAGGAGCCCCCCGACAGCCTCGAGATGCAGCTGAAGGTGGACTTCTTCCGCAAGCTGGGCTACTCCTCCGAGGAGATCTATGTTGTACTCCAGAAGCTTGGCCTGAATGCTGATACCAACACCGTCCTCGGGGAGCTGGTGAAGCATGGACCAGCTGAGCGAGACCCCACAGAGGCCCCTCAGGAGACCAAGGAGGCTCCTCTGGTCCCTCGAGGAGGAGCTGCCAACAAGACCCCTGCGCCTGTGCCACctctggaggagaaggagagtGATAACCTGAAGCCCATTGTTATTGATGGAAGCAACGTGGCAATGAG ccatggaaataaagaggtgTTCTCCTGCAGAGGTATCCTTCTGGCTGTGCAGTGGTTTTGGGACAGGGGACACAAGGATATTACAGTCTTTGTGCCATCTTGGAGGAAGGAGCAGCCACGACCAGATGTTCTTATAACAG ATCAGTACATCCTCCGTGACCTTGAAAAGAAGAAGATTCTGGTCTTCACTCCTTCCAGACGGGTTGGGGGCAAACGTGTTGTCTGCTATGATGATCGATTCATTGTGAAACTGGCACATGAGTCTGATGGCATTGTGGTTTCTAACGATACTTATCGGGACCTGCAGAATGAGCGTCCTGAGTGGAAGAAATTCATTGAGGAGCGTCTACTGATGTATTCCTTTGTTAATGACAA gtttatGCCTCCAGATGATCCGCTGGGGCGACATGGCCCCAGCCTGGATaactttctgagaaagaaaccTGTGGTGCCAGAAcacaagaagcagcagtgcCCTTATG ggAAGAAATGTACTTATGGAATTAAGTGTAAATTCTACCACCCTGAAAGGATTAATCAACCCCAGCGCTCATTAGCTGATGAACTCCGAGCCAATGCAAGATTGTCTCCTACCAGAAGTACCAGCGCTgtcaaggaggagaaaaagggcAAAAGAGGTTCCCAGgcagagctcttgtgctctgtGCCCACAGAGAGTGATAAAAGCTCTTTGCAGAAGatctctgcagagaggaaaagcttGACACATAAAACAAAGCCCAGTGATGTTCCGCTTCAGATCAAAGGCTGTGTGTCAGGCAGTGTTCCTGCTAACAGTGGGAGCCACAGGTCCTCTGAAAGGTACCAGCATCCTCATATGGACTCTCTGTCTTACATCTCTCAGGAGCATCTTGACTCAGGCATTGGGTCTCTGGAGAACCAGATGTCTGACATGTGGCCTTACAGATCGACCAGTCACTGTGATCACTCCCATGCTGAGCAGGTGACAGTCTGCACCTGTGGTAGGCAGAGACCTGTCTACCCGCACTCTCCCAGCTTAGAGCAAAATGGTCTGGTCTCTTACAAGCATGGTTCCCATAAATCTTCTGCCTCTGGTGCTAGCTTCTTGCAGTATAACCCTGAGATACCTCACTCAGGGCCACCTCACTCTTTCTCAGGCTACGGAGTACCTGTCCATCCAGCCAACGCTGGGCAGTACAGTCTCCCCAGTGAGTATAATGCCCCTTCACTTCCTTCACTTCATTCTCGTGAGTATTGGTCTGAGCCCTACCAGATGCCTCCTCCCCAGGCGAGATCTACCAGTGTGCGAGATCCTCACTCAGTGCAGAGAGCCCCAGCCTATGGGGACTCCTGCCAGTGGACCGTCTCTGATCAGTTTGCAGAGGAGAGGGCCAACGTTCATGTCAAGCTGTGTGGCATATTCCATCCCCATTTAGTTGATGCTGTGATGAGCCGTTTCCCTCAGCTTTTGGATCCCCAAAAGCTGGCTGCAGAGATATTAACCTACAAATCTCAGAACCCAGGTATATGA